In a genomic window of Infirmifilum sp. NZ:
- a CDS encoding aldehyde ferredoxin oxidoreductase family protein: MKGGYMGKILFVNLTDKTIRTEPIDPQVAEKYIGGKGYALYLLYYRYLKEYMKKGISPKDINALGPENVLIFGTGPLTGVAGVPSPGRHHVMTLRSPLTGSVGSANSGGEFGAYMKFAGYDMIVVEGASEKPVYLEVVNGHAEIKDASDLWGRNVFDTTRVLKGRVKAKNVSVACIGPAGENLVLFASIMNDEHRAAGRTGVGAVMGSKKLKAVVVGGDEKPQVAKPDEFRELSRSLIERIKKNPVTGEGLPKYGTAVLVNIINQAGMLPYKNWQFGYNPEADKISGETLEKTYLIARRPCWGCQIGCGRVVKVPYGPYQILYSEGPEYESIWALGNSTGVMDLAAIIKANHLCDELGMDPISLGSTIAAAMELYEKGYIPEEDLQGLDMRFGNAAALVEATWRTAYKAGFGAKLALGSRRLAEMYGAPELSMSVKGLEMPAYDPRGAKGIGLNYATANRGGCHVTGYTISPEILGLPQKIDPRTPEGKAQWVKVFQDLTSVVNSAVNCLFTTFEIGAKDYADLFNTVAGFNFTADDVMKIGERIYNLERYMMSLYGFSAKDDTLPRRLTHEPMPEGPAKGQVVELDKMLKEYYQLRGWVDGVPTKEKLKELGIEL; this comes from the coding sequence ATGAAAGGCGGATACATGGGTAAAATTCTCTTTGTGAACCTGACTGACAAGACGATAAGGACCGAGCCCATTGATCCGCAAGTTGCTGAGAAGTACATCGGAGGAAAAGGATACGCCTTGTACCTACTGTATTACAGGTATTTGAAGGAGTACATGAAGAAGGGAATATCTCCTAAGGACATCAACGCGCTCGGCCCTGAAAACGTCCTAATCTTCGGGACCGGGCCGCTAACCGGAGTTGCAGGCGTTCCTTCACCGGGAAGGCACCACGTCATGACACTGAGGTCTCCCCTGACGGGCTCAGTGGGCAGCGCGAACAGCGGCGGAGAGTTCGGAGCCTACATGAAGTTCGCTGGCTACGACATGATAGTCGTTGAGGGAGCATCAGAGAAGCCGGTATACCTCGAGGTCGTGAACGGCCATGCAGAGATTAAAGACGCCTCGGACCTCTGGGGTCGGAACGTCTTCGACACAACCAGGGTGCTGAAGGGAAGGGTCAAGGCTAAGAACGTAAGCGTAGCCTGCATCGGCCCAGCCGGTGAAAACCTGGTACTGTTTGCCAGCATTATGAACGACGAGCACAGAGCGGCAGGGCGCACAGGAGTAGGTGCAGTCATGGGCAGCAAGAAGCTGAAGGCTGTCGTCGTTGGCGGCGACGAGAAGCCTCAGGTAGCTAAGCCTGACGAGTTCCGCGAGCTGTCCAGGAGCCTCATCGAGAGGATCAAGAAGAACCCTGTAACCGGCGAAGGATTGCCTAAATACGGCACAGCTGTACTCGTAAACATAATAAACCAGGCCGGCATGCTACCCTACAAGAACTGGCAGTTCGGCTACAACCCGGAGGCAGACAAGATCAGCGGCGAAACCCTCGAGAAGACCTACCTGATAGCCAGGCGCCCCTGCTGGGGCTGCCAGATCGGTTGCGGTCGTGTAGTCAAAGTTCCCTATGGTCCATACCAAATCCTTTACAGCGAAGGACCGGAGTACGAGTCAATATGGGCCCTTGGTAATTCGACCGGCGTGATGGACCTTGCCGCGATAATAAAGGCTAACCACCTCTGCGACGAGCTCGGCATGGATCCGATCTCGCTCGGCTCCACGATTGCGGCAGCCATGGAGCTCTACGAGAAGGGCTACATTCCAGAGGAGGACCTTCAGGGCCTGGACATGAGATTCGGTAACGCTGCAGCACTGGTTGAGGCGACATGGAGAACTGCGTACAAAGCGGGTTTCGGTGCCAAGCTCGCACTCGGCAGCAGGAGACTTGCCGAAATGTACGGTGCACCGGAGCTCTCGATGAGCGTGAAGGGCCTAGAGATGCCGGCATACGACCCGCGTGGCGCCAAGGGTATCGGCCTGAACTACGCTACAGCCAACAGGGGAGGCTGCCACGTCACGGGCTATACAATATCGCCCGAGATTCTTGGTCTTCCGCAGAAGATCGACCCGCGGACACCTGAGGGGAAGGCCCAGTGGGTGAAGGTGTTCCAGGACCTCACCAGCGTAGTCAACTCCGCTGTAAACTGCCTGTTCACCACGTTCGAGATCGGCGCCAAGGACTACGCGGACCTATTCAACACAGTTGCCGGCTTTAACTTCACGGCAGATGATGTCATGAAGATCGGTGAGAGGATATACAACCTTGAGCGCTACATGATGTCGCTCTACGGGTTCTCGGCCAAGGACGACACTCTACCGAGGAGGCTGACGCACGAGCCGATGCCGGAGGGCCCGGCGAAGGGCCAGGTTGTCGAGCTCGACAAGATGCTCAAAGAGTACTACCAGCTCCGCGGCTGGGTCGACGGAGTTCCCACGAAGGAGAAGCTGAAGGAGCTGGGCATCGAGCTTTAA
- a CDS encoding ADP-ribose-binding protein produces MRACFKVQGVSVELIEGDITELEADAIVNAANSYLKHGGGVALAIVKKGGYTIQRESDEYVSRHGPVPEGQVAVTGAGKLKAKYVIHAVGPKYGDPLGDQKLLNAFTNSLLKAEELGLKSIAFPAISTGVYGYPYEKCAEIAARAVLETAGRLKSVSRIVFCLYGREAYSAFATVFSELLRDYTSSC; encoded by the coding sequence ATGCGTGCGTGCTTCAAGGTGCAGGGAGTTTCAGTTGAGCTCATCGAAGGCGACATAACGGAGCTAGAGGCCGACGCTATAGTTAACGCCGCTAACAGCTACCTTAAACACGGAGGCGGTGTTGCGCTAGCGATTGTTAAGAAGGGGGGTTACACTATACAGCGGGAAAGCGATGAGTATGTCTCGAGACATGGACCCGTGCCCGAGGGCCAGGTGGCTGTCACTGGAGCTGGTAAACTCAAGGCGAAGTACGTAATCCACGCGGTGGGTCCAAAGTATGGGGATCCTCTGGGAGACCAGAAGCTCCTGAATGCTTTCACGAACTCGCTTCTCAAAGCAGAGGAGCTGGGGCTGAAGAGCATAGCCTTCCCGGCTATCTCCACCGGGGTGTACGGCTACCCCTACGAGAAGTGCGCGGAGATAGCCGCCAGGGCTGTCCTAGAGACGGCCGGCAGGCTGAAAAGCGTGAGCAGGATTGTGTTCTGCCTTTACGGGAGAGAAGCGTACAGCGCCTTCGCGACTGTGTTCAGTGAATTGCTGAGGGATTATACTTCATCCTGCTGA
- a CDS encoding Clp1/GlmU family protein: MPEISLPKGYTLVAHGPSKVRILEGSVMVFGATLSAGSEAFAEPTRSLPLYATGDSRLEVDKGSFSLFEGDTIPAEWYRLAEALSQGEFRRVIIIGDVDSGKTSLATLLVNSLTGRGRRVAVIDADVGQKSIGPPGAIGLGVTAKPVYSLVNVEVYDSFFIGSNTPSGLLHRSIGGVVALLRKAEKLADITIIDTTGWVTESEGRDLKFIKTLAVEPDLVVLVGGSSTLVQLERPLRKMFRLTRVPKPHYVFERSKGDRREYRRWVFSRYLASASVKSVDFASIDIAYTFFFTGTPLAAEEVSRLQAILGVNVLYAEKSDDHIGVIAQPQPPPQAIELAKSVYGVRHVKVLSGYELMHSVVGFMSREKYCEGIGVITGVNPREGRIQVLTPVDNPAEKLWLLGVQKVNPNTFEEEAGLEKWSI, from the coding sequence ATGCCTGAGATAAGTCTACCTAAAGGGTACACGCTGGTAGCCCATGGCCCCTCGAAGGTCAGAATCCTCGAAGGCTCTGTAATGGTCTTCGGAGCGACTCTCAGCGCCGGGAGCGAGGCCTTTGCGGAGCCCACCAGGTCGTTACCCCTGTACGCTACAGGCGACTCTAGACTGGAGGTCGATAAGGGTAGCTTCTCCCTGTTTGAAGGGGACACGATACCGGCCGAGTGGTACAGGCTCGCAGAGGCTCTAAGCCAGGGCGAGTTCAGGCGCGTCATCATTATAGGGGATGTGGACAGCGGGAAAACCTCTCTCGCCACGTTGCTTGTCAACTCTCTCACGGGGAGAGGGCGAAGAGTGGCTGTTATCGACGCGGATGTGGGGCAGAAAAGCATAGGGCCTCCAGGGGCTATTGGGCTTGGCGTAACCGCGAAGCCCGTCTACTCCCTCGTGAACGTCGAGGTTTATGACTCCTTCTTCATAGGCTCTAACACTCCCTCGGGGCTACTCCACAGGAGCATAGGTGGTGTAGTTGCCCTTCTGCGTAAGGCTGAGAAGCTGGCCGATATCACGATAATAGACACCACGGGCTGGGTTACCGAAAGCGAGGGTAGAGACCTAAAGTTCATTAAAACCCTCGCCGTAGAACCTGACCTCGTTGTGCTCGTGGGTGGATCCAGCACCCTAGTCCAGCTGGAGCGCCCCCTGAGGAAGATGTTTAGGCTCACTAGAGTTCCCAAGCCTCATTACGTCTTCGAGAGGAGTAAGGGGGACAGGAGAGAGTACAGAAGGTGGGTGTTCTCGAGGTACCTCGCATCAGCTTCCGTGAAAAGCGTGGACTTCGCCAGCATAGACATAGCTTACACGTTCTTCTTCACAGGCACCCCCCTGGCTGCGGAAGAAGTTTCAAGGCTTCAGGCGATTTTAGGAGTCAACGTGCTTTATGCTGAGAAGTCGGACGATCACATTGGGGTTATCGCTCAACCCCAGCCCCCTCCACAAGCTATCGAGCTAGCAAAGAGCGTGTACGGCGTAAGGCACGTCAAAGTGCTAAGCGGCTACGAGCTAATGCACAGCGTTGTAGGCTTCATGAGCCGGGAAAAGTACTGCGAGGGCATAGGCGTCATAACCGGGGTTAATCCCCGTGAAGGCAGGATCCAGGTCCTGACTCCGGTCGACAATCCCGCCGAGAAGCTTTGGCTGCTGGGAGTCCAGAAGGTGAACCCTAACACGTTTGAGGAAGAGGCAGGGTTAGAAAAATGGTCTATTTAA
- the mobA gene encoding molybdenum cofactor guanylyltransferase yields the protein MNLVVLAGGAGRRLGGVYKPLLELCGKPMILRILEAMSGYFDKVTVIVHDAEQIEAVSKIATGLGLRVDVVRDILEVASPLSGLYTASLTVKEGIFAVIPADTPFIRGKTMKALHQLLDDENDAVVPRWPNGYVEPLIAVYRREAVRRALSNAALSSLRVSWLLENIRTKYVSVEEISENPRLEFFNVNTRDDLEVVQRLCHENCQFA from the coding sequence TTGAACCTAGTAGTGCTGGCCGGAGGTGCTGGTCGAAGGCTAGGCGGGGTTTACAAGCCCCTTCTGGAGCTGTGCGGCAAGCCGATGATCCTCAGGATACTGGAGGCCATGTCAGGGTACTTCGACAAGGTAACCGTTATAGTGCATGACGCCGAGCAGATCGAAGCAGTCTCCAAGATAGCTACCGGTTTAGGGTTGCGAGTGGATGTAGTAAGGGATATCCTGGAGGTGGCCTCGCCGCTGAGCGGCCTGTACACGGCCTCGCTGACCGTTAAAGAAGGGATTTTTGCAGTGATCCCCGCTGACACACCTTTCATCAGAGGAAAGACGATGAAAGCACTCCACCAGCTTCTCGACGACGAAAACGATGCCGTTGTACCGAGGTGGCCCAACGGGTACGTTGAGCCCCTTATCGCCGTCTACAGGAGAGAGGCTGTGAGGCGAGCCCTCAGCAACGCCGCGCTCAGCAGTCTGAGGGTCTCGTGGCTTCTCGAAAACATAAGGACAAAGTACGTGAGCGTGGAGGAAATATCCGAGAACCCGCGACTGGAGTTCTTCAACGTGAACACTCGCGATGATTTAGAGGTTGTGCAAAGGCTATGTCACGAAAACTGTCAATTCGCGTAG
- a CDS encoding phosphate-starvation-inducible PsiE family protein encodes MERYVERVAGGLITLLEALIAFLLAIAVVLSLWKLGGEAFKLAAEATFDRQHFVTFLDESLLMIVAVDLMRTLVGGIVEKRISVIVVLEAALIFIIREIITMELKEVSDIRLILYIVVFVALFASWIISRKTRLADQQDEV; translated from the coding sequence GTGGAGCGTTACGTAGAGAGGGTCGCGGGAGGCCTAATTACTCTGCTTGAAGCCCTGATAGCGTTCCTGCTCGCCATAGCCGTCGTGCTGTCTCTGTGGAAGCTCGGAGGAGAAGCGTTTAAGCTGGCTGCCGAGGCAACCTTCGACAGACAGCACTTCGTAACCTTTCTCGACGAGTCACTCCTTATGATAGTGGCGGTGGATCTTATGCGAACCCTAGTGGGAGGCATTGTCGAGAAGAGGATCTCGGTGATCGTCGTCCTCGAAGCGGCCCTTATCTTCATAATTCGAGAGATAATAACTATGGAGCTGAAGGAGGTTTCAGACATACGCCTTATCCTTTACATCGTTGTGTTCGTAGCACTCTTCGCGTCGTGGATCATATCCCGCAAGACTCGCCTGGCAGATCAGCAGGATGAAGTATAA
- a CDS encoding Mov34/MPN/PAD-1 family protein → MIVESLGVRKIVIPNSALESLWRECPSECVAALSGTRIEDVYHVLEAYKLRGAYTQGTFRVDFGDWVEAVRRATSNGLEYIGLLHIHKDSQSTPSPLDLRRMMECPGEVWVILSKSGVRAWVYESELRELTVFVT, encoded by the coding sequence TTGATCGTAGAAAGCCTTGGTGTCAGGAAGATCGTTATACCTAACTCCGCCTTAGAATCGCTCTGGCGCGAGTGTCCAAGCGAGTGCGTCGCAGCACTTTCTGGTACGAGAATCGAAGACGTGTACCACGTTTTGGAAGCGTACAAGCTTAGAGGAGCCTATACCCAGGGGACTTTCCGAGTGGACTTTGGAGACTGGGTTGAAGCCGTGCGCAGGGCCACATCCAACGGGCTAGAGTACATCGGCCTCCTCCACATTCACAAGGATTCTCAATCGACACCTTCACCCCTAGACCTGAGGAGGATGATGGAGTGCCCCGGTGAGGTCTGGGTTATATTGTCTAAAAGTGGTGTCAGGGCCTGGGTCTACGAGTCAGAGCTACGCGAATTGACAGTTTTCGTGACATAG
- the fbp gene encoding fructose-1,6-bisphosphate aldolase/phosphatase, whose amino-acid sequence MKVTVSLIKADIGGVAGHVIVHPKHEELARKKLQEAKETGLIIDYYVYHVGDDLQLLMTHLRGENSPEIHKLAWDIFVEATEKVSKVYKLYGAGQDLLSESFSGNVRGLGPGVAEMEFEERKSEPILVFSADKTEPGAWNFKLYKIFADPFNTAGLVIDPLMHEGFTFEVLDLIEGKAVKLRAPEEIYDLLGLIGTTGRYVIRKVWRRVDNEVAASASVTRLSLIAGRYVGKDDPVLIIRAQHGFPATGEVLEAFAFPHLVSGWMRGSHTGPLMPVSLRDAKCTRFDGPPRVVGLGFQLHDGLLEGPVDLFDDPAFDYTRRIAEEVADYMRRHGPFMPHRLGPEEMEYTTLPQILSKLKDRFEKVEA is encoded by the coding sequence ATGAAGGTAACAGTATCGCTTATTAAGGCTGACATTGGCGGGGTTGCCGGACACGTTATAGTTCATCCAAAGCACGAAGAGCTTGCGCGAAAAAAGCTTCAGGAGGCTAAGGAGACAGGCTTAATAATCGACTACTATGTGTACCACGTCGGGGATGACCTTCAGCTGCTGATGACGCACCTCAGAGGAGAGAACAGCCCCGAGATACACAAGCTCGCCTGGGACATATTCGTCGAGGCGACTGAGAAGGTCAGCAAGGTTTACAAGCTCTACGGCGCAGGGCAGGACCTCCTGAGCGAGTCTTTCTCTGGAAACGTAAGAGGGCTGGGGCCAGGAGTCGCTGAGATGGAGTTTGAGGAGAGGAAGAGCGAGCCGATCCTTGTCTTTTCAGCTGATAAGACGGAGCCTGGTGCTTGGAACTTTAAGCTGTACAAGATATTCGCGGATCCCTTTAACACGGCAGGTCTAGTCATCGACCCGCTGATGCACGAAGGGTTTACCTTCGAGGTCTTGGACCTTATAGAGGGTAAAGCCGTGAAGCTGAGGGCTCCTGAGGAGATCTACGACCTCCTGGGTCTCATAGGGACAACAGGCAGGTATGTGATCAGGAAGGTTTGGAGAAGAGTGGATAATGAGGTTGCGGCTTCAGCCTCGGTGACCAGGCTCTCACTAATAGCTGGGAGGTACGTCGGTAAGGACGATCCCGTCTTGATAATCAGGGCGCAGCACGGTTTTCCGGCTACAGGGGAGGTTCTGGAGGCGTTTGCCTTCCCGCACCTGGTTTCCGGCTGGATGCGAGGCTCCCACACGGGGCCACTAATGCCTGTGAGCCTCCGCGACGCGAAGTGCACGCGCTTCGACGGCCCGCCCAGGGTTGTAGGTCTAGGATTTCAGCTACATGATGGTTTGCTGGAGGGCCCCGTCGACCTGTTCGACGACCCTGCTTTCGACTACACCAGAAGGATCGCGGAGGAAGTCGCTGACTACATGAGGAGGCACGGTCCATTCATGCCTCACAGGCTCGGCCCCGAGGAGATGGAGTACACCACTCTCCCGCAGATTCTATCCAAGCTGAAGGATAGATTTGAGAAGGTTGAGGCGTAA
- a CDS encoding MoaD family protein, producing the protein MAKVKILLFATLRDKYGVKEVEVETSGNFREAIENAARVLGKEFVREVFEDGSYRSDRLILVNGRHIQFIGEVSLKDGDVIAIFPPIAGG; encoded by the coding sequence GTGGCTAAAGTTAAGATATTGTTGTTTGCTACCTTACGTGATAAGTACGGTGTTAAAGAGGTTGAGGTTGAGACAAGCGGCAACTTCAGGGAGGCTATCGAGAACGCCGCCAGGGTGCTCGGCAAGGAGTTCGTTAGAGAGGTCTTCGAGGACGGTAGCTACAGAAGCGACAGGCTAATCCTTGTGAACGGCAGGCACATACAGTTCATCGGTGAGGTAAGCCTGAAAGATGGTGACGTGATAGCTATCTTTCCACCAATAGCCGGTGGATGA